From the Streptomyces pluripotens genome, one window contains:
- a CDS encoding GNAT family N-acetyltransferase, giving the protein MPEPSLRSARLDDDGQLAVLDRATWSTLHAVVSEPQPPYGPFFDERYGPDGCLVAELDGRIVGYVRLVRPTPLASNAHVLAIRGFAVAEDARGQGIGRILIRAAVEEARGRGARRLTLRVLGHNTPARALYESEGFLVEGVLPEEFHLDGKYVDDVFMGRGL; this is encoded by the coding sequence ATGCCGGAGCCCTCCCTACGCAGTGCCCGACTCGACGACGACGGACAGCTGGCCGTCCTCGACCGGGCCACCTGGTCCACGCTGCATGCCGTGGTGTCCGAGCCGCAGCCGCCATACGGGCCGTTCTTCGACGAACGCTACGGCCCGGACGGCTGTCTGGTCGCCGAACTCGACGGGCGCATCGTCGGCTACGTCCGGCTGGTCCGTCCGACCCCGCTCGCCTCGAACGCGCACGTCTTGGCGATCCGGGGCTTTGCCGTCGCCGAGGACGCGCGCGGGCAGGGCATCGGGCGGATCCTGATCCGGGCCGCGGTCGAGGAGGCGCGGGGGCGAGGTGCGCGGCGCCTCACCCTGCGCGTGCTCGGACACAACACGCCCGCCCGTGCGCTCTACGAGTCCGAGGGGTTCCTCGTCGAGGGCGTGCTGCCGGAGGAGTTCCACCTGGACGGCAAGTACGTCGACGACGTGTTCATGGGCCGTGGCCTGTGA
- a CDS encoding MarP family serine protease → MDLLDLALVLVIVLYSASGYRRGLVAGCVSLAGFVGGAAVGVWALPWVTGQVTRGSTAATVLAVVTVLVPAAVGHELAGRLALRLRGELDRGPLRVADGVGGAAANAVAVLIVAWVAASVLSAAPSQTLTTAIRNSTLLGAVQRAMPDTTPAWFSRATSALTEAGFPQVFNPFENESVAGVARPSGDSVTPAATRAARVSTVKIEGTAGAEGREGSGFAYAPRHVMTNAHVVAGISHPSVRVGGVGPSYPARVVLFDPDRDVAVLYVPQLRAPLLHFDTNAGRGDRAVVAGYPQNGGLDLQAATVANRIRATGQNIYNDRTVTREIYSIRSTVRPGNSGGPLLTTDGRVFGVVFARSTSDAETGYALTAAEVAGDARRAATATTPVDTGKLIDS, encoded by the coding sequence GTGGACCTGCTCGACCTGGCGCTCGTGCTGGTGATCGTCCTCTACTCGGCGTCCGGTTACCGGCGCGGTCTGGTGGCCGGCTGCGTCTCCCTGGCCGGATTCGTCGGCGGCGCGGCCGTCGGGGTGTGGGCGCTGCCGTGGGTGACGGGTCAGGTGACGCGCGGGTCGACGGCGGCGACGGTGCTCGCGGTGGTGACGGTGCTGGTCCCGGCGGCGGTGGGACACGAGCTGGCCGGCCGGCTCGCCCTGCGGCTGCGCGGGGAGTTGGACCGGGGTCCGTTGCGGGTGGCGGACGGGGTGGGAGGCGCGGCGGCGAACGCGGTCGCGGTGCTGATCGTGGCCTGGGTGGCGGCGAGCGTGCTGAGCGCGGCCCCGTCACAGACCCTGACCACGGCCATACGGAACTCCACGCTGCTGGGGGCGGTCCAGCGGGCGATGCCGGACACCACGCCCGCGTGGTTCTCGCGGGCCACGTCCGCGCTGACCGAGGCAGGCTTCCCGCAGGTCTTCAACCCGTTCGAGAACGAGTCGGTGGCCGGGGTGGCCCGGCCGTCCGGTGACAGCGTCACGCCCGCCGCGACGAGGGCCGCCAGGGTGAGCACGGTGAAGATCGAGGGCACTGCGGGAGCCGAGGGCCGGGAGGGCAGCGGTTTCGCCTACGCCCCGCGGCACGTGATGACCAACGCACACGTGGTGGCGGGTATCAGCCATCCGAGCGTTCGGGTGGGCGGGGTCGGGCCGTCGTACCCGGCCCGGGTGGTGTTGTTCGACCCCGACCGGGACGTGGCGGTGCTGTATGTGCCGCAGTTGCGTGCCCCGCTCCTGCACTTTGACACGAACGCCGGGCGCGGTGACCGTGCGGTGGTGGCGGGCTACCCGCAGAACGGGGGCCTGGACCTACAGGCGGCGACGGTCGCGAACCGGATACGGGCGACCGGCCAGAACATCTACAACGACCGGACGGTCACCCGGGAGATCTACTCGATCCGTTCCACGGTCCGGCCGGGCAATTCCGGCGGCCCACTGTTGACCACGGATGGCCGGGTGTTCGGAGTGGTCTTCGCCCGCTCCACCTCGGACGCCGAGACGGGGTACGCCCTGACGGCGGCCGAGGTGGCCGGGGACGCCCGGCGCGCGGCCACGGCCACGACGCCGGTGGACACGGGCAAGCTGATCGACTCCTAG
- a CDS encoding NAD(P)/FAD-dependent oxidoreductase, producing the protein MLEPAYQVDVVIVGAGVAGLSAAHRLTSAGVTTAVLEAAPYVGGRMSTEKVDGFRLDRIGQLLSTSYPELRPTPGLGPLALRRFAPGVLLHRDGHTQRAGAQAAGGSARGALHVVRALASAPRGAAAPPGRVGTPVGGAVDQARLGAALGRIATTPVERILARPEMPAGQALTRRGVSARTIDGFLRPLLAALLCDPELTTSSRCADLALRAFAGGRLCVPEGGAETLPELLAQALPPGTVHTGVRVTSVSTTSVTTAEHGAIRCRAVLLATDARAAADLLPGLRVPAFHPVTVIHHTTDEPAATFSTGTSLLLDADRGGPVAHTAVISNVDPCRAPAGRVLISSTVLGTPPEGVDTAVRIHLTRLYGTSTRRWETLAVHHTPEALPAMRPPHDLRRPVRLLAGLYVCGDHRDTSTVQGALRSAHRAAAAVLADLGAAGPMHTADPAPTLPRAA; encoded by the coding sequence GTGCTTGAGCCCGCGTACCAGGTGGACGTCGTCATCGTGGGAGCCGGCGTCGCCGGTCTCTCGGCGGCTCATCGGCTGACCAGCGCAGGAGTCACGACCGCAGTCCTGGAGGCCGCCCCGTACGTCGGCGGCCGCATGTCGACGGAGAAGGTCGACGGCTTCCGGCTCGACCGCATCGGACAACTGCTGTCCACGTCCTACCCCGAACTGCGGCCAACCCCGGGCCTGGGCCCCCTGGCCCTGCGCCGCTTCGCCCCCGGGGTCCTGCTGCACCGCGACGGACACACCCAGCGCGCGGGCGCACAGGCGGCCGGAGGTAGCGCGAGGGGCGCACTCCACGTAGTGCGCGCCCTTGCAAGCGCCCCCAGGGGAGCGGCGGCCCCGCCCGGCCGGGTGGGCACGCCCGTGGGCGGCGCGGTCGACCAGGCGCGGTTGGGCGCCGCCCTCGGCCGGATCGCCACGACCCCGGTCGAGCGCATCCTGGCCCGCCCCGAGATGCCGGCCGGTCAGGCCCTTACCCGGCGCGGAGTGTCGGCGCGCACCATCGACGGCTTCCTGCGTCCGCTGCTCGCCGCACTGTTGTGCGATCCGGAGCTGACCACCTCCAGCCGCTGCGCCGACCTGGCCCTGCGCGCATTCGCAGGCGGTCGGCTCTGCGTTCCGGAGGGGGGCGCAGAGACTCTCCCGGAGCTACTGGCCCAGGCACTGCCGCCGGGCACGGTGCACACAGGGGTTCGGGTCACGTCCGTGTCCACGACCTCGGTGACCACCGCCGAGCACGGAGCGATCCGCTGCCGTGCAGTACTGCTCGCGACGGACGCGCGGGCCGCGGCGGACTTGCTGCCGGGCCTCAGAGTGCCGGCCTTCCACCCGGTGACCGTGATCCACCACACCACCGACGAGCCCGCGGCGACCTTCTCCACCGGCACCTCGCTGCTGCTGGACGCCGACCGTGGCGGACCAGTGGCGCATACGGCGGTCATCAGCAACGTGGACCCGTGCCGGGCACCGGCCGGCCGAGTGCTGATCTCCTCGACGGTGCTGGGCACGCCGCCCGAGGGGGTCGATACCGCCGTCCGCATCCACCTGACCCGGCTCTACGGCACCTCCACGCGCCGCTGGGAGACGCTGGCCGTGCACCACACACCGGAGGCGCTTCCGGCGATGCGTCCGCCGCACGACCTGCGCCGGCCGGTACGGCTGCTGGCCGGTCTGTACGTCTGCGGCGACCACCGGGACACCAGCACGGTCCAGGGCGCCCTGCGCTCGGCTCACCGAGCCGCAGCAGCGGTCCTCGCCGACCTGGGCGCGGCGGGCCCGATGCACACGGCCGACCCGGCGCCGACGCTGCCCCGAGCTGCCTAG
- a CDS encoding peptidoglycan recognition protein family protein: MRVDRTAPEARKPRAVVTSRGLLVLGWLPGLLAVLALALCARGIEHSVALGNGHPAARHAAVHRAPRPPIVPRSAWLDRATGRSQPPPRYDDEVVAVFLHHTDSPNGYDCAEVPRIIRDLYAGQTRTRHWDDIGYNFLVDRCGTIYEGRAGGVDRSVTGAHTQGFNHRTTGIAAIGTFTAGVRVPRAMTDAIAALAAWKLGLADVDPRGRARLVSSNSLSRYRAGSTATLPAVAGHNDAYMTSCPGAALTARLPDIRQAAARLQGRAVAVRVTPSVPARHSTPSVPATPSAASTGASPTGTS, encoded by the coding sequence ATGCGTGTCGACCGAACAGCCCCGGAGGCGCGGAAACCACGTGCCGTGGTGACATCCCGCGGACTGCTGGTACTCGGCTGGCTGCCCGGCCTGCTGGCCGTCCTCGCGCTGGCCCTGTGCGCCCGCGGAATCGAGCACTCCGTAGCGCTCGGCAACGGTCACCCCGCCGCCAGGCACGCAGCCGTCCACCGTGCCCCCCGGCCGCCCATCGTGCCCCGCTCCGCCTGGCTGGACCGCGCCACCGGGCGCAGCCAGCCGCCACCGCGCTACGACGACGAGGTGGTCGCCGTCTTCCTCCACCACACCGACTCGCCCAACGGGTACGACTGCGCCGAGGTGCCCCGCATCATTCGCGACCTGTACGCGGGCCAGACCCGTACCCGCCACTGGGACGACATCGGCTACAACTTCCTCGTCGACCGCTGCGGCACCATCTACGAGGGCCGCGCCGGAGGCGTCGACCGGTCGGTCACCGGTGCCCACACCCAGGGCTTCAACCACCGCACCACCGGTATCGCTGCCATCGGCACCTTCACCGCCGGTGTCCGTGTGCCCCGGGCCATGACCGACGCGATCGCCGCCCTGGCCGCCTGGAAGCTCGGTCTGGCCGACGTCGACCCGCGCGGCCGAGCCCGTCTCGTCTCCAGTAACAGCCTCAGCCGCTACCGGGCAGGTAGCACCGCCACCCTGCCCGCCGTGGCCGGCCACAACGACGCGTACATGACCAGCTGTCCCGGAGCGGCGCTCACCGCCCGCCTGCCCGACATCCGACAGGCGGCGGCCCGGCTGCAGGGCCGGGCGGTCGCCGTACGGGTCACGCCCTCCGTACCCGCCAGGCACTCCACGCCCTCCGTACCCGCCACCCCCTCCGCGGCTTCCACAGGGGCGTCCCCCACAGGGACGTCCTAG